One part of the Chryseobacterium mulctrae genome encodes these proteins:
- a CDS encoding MBL fold metallo-hydrolase, producing the protein MKIEQIYTGCLAQGAYYIVSENEAAIIDPLREVKPYLDRLEKDNVTLKYIFETHFHADFVSGHLDLSKKTNAPIVYGPTAQPEFEAIIAEDNQIFEIGNIKIKVLHTPGHTMESTTYLLIDENGVETAIFTGDTLFLGDVGRPDLAQKAGSVTQEDLAGILYESLHSKILPLDDSITVYPAHGAGSACGKNMQKETVDILGNQKRTNYALNQPDKESFIREVLDGLTAPPKYFGMNVAMNKGGYDSLDTVMDRGLNPISVEDFESFAEETGALILDTRGPADFHKGYIPNAINIGLKGDFAPWVGSLIVDVKHPLLLVSDEGTEEEVITRLSRVGFDNVLGYLKGGFEAWKNSTKEIDEVKRISPAEFAEAFNENSKIIDVRKIGEYSAEHIDNAYSRPLDTISDWVSTIDDSEHFFLHCAGGYRSMIAASILNSHGIRNFTEIEGGFNGIKKTEKLPVSDFVCQSKTL; encoded by the coding sequence ATGAAAATTGAGCAAATATATACAGGCTGTTTAGCACAAGGCGCATATTATATCGTATCAGAAAATGAAGCAGCAATCATAGATCCGCTGAGAGAAGTAAAACCATATCTTGATCGTCTTGAAAAAGACAATGTCACTTTAAAATATATTTTTGAAACTCATTTTCATGCAGATTTTGTTTCGGGGCATTTAGATTTAAGCAAAAAAACCAACGCTCCTATTGTTTACGGACCCACTGCACAGCCTGAATTTGAAGCGATTATCGCTGAAGACAACCAGATTTTTGAAATCGGAAACATCAAAATAAAAGTACTTCACACTCCGGGTCACACGATGGAAAGTACGACCTATCTTTTAATTGACGAAAACGGTGTAGAAACTGCCATTTTCACAGGTGATACTTTGTTTTTAGGTGATGTAGGGCGACCTGATCTTGCTCAGAAAGCGGGAAGTGTTACACAGGAAGATCTTGCAGGAATTTTATATGAAAGTTTACACAGTAAAATTCTTCCTTTAGATGACAGTATTACGGTTTATCCGGCTCATGGAGCGGGCTCTGCTTGTGGGAAAAACATGCAGAAAGAGACCGTAGATATTTTAGGAAATCAAAAAAGAACAAATTACGCACTGAATCAGCCTGATAAAGAATCATTCATAAGAGAAGTTTTAGATGGATTAACTGCTCCACCTAAATATTTCGGGATGAATGTTGCCATGAACAAAGGTGGTTACGATAGTTTAGATACGGTGATGGACAGAGGTTTAAATCCTATTTCGGTAGAAGATTTTGAAAGTTTTGCTGAAGAAACCGGAGCTTTGATTTTAGATACAAGAGGGCCTGCAGATTTTCATAAAGGATATATTCCAAATGCAATTAATATCGGTTTAAAAGGTGATTTTGCACCGTGGGTAGGAAGTCTTATTGTAGATGTAAAACATCCTCTACTACTGGTTTCTGACGAAGGAACTGAAGAAGAAGTTATAACAAGATTAAGCAGAGTTGGTTTTGACAATGTTTTAGGATATTTAAAAGGTGGGTTTGAAGCTTGGAAAAATTCAACAAAAGAAATCGACGAAGTAAAAAGAATTTCCCCTGCCGAATTTGCAGAAGCATTTAATGAAAATTCAAAAATTATTGATGTAAGAAAAATCGGAGAATATTCGGCGGAACATATCGACAACGCTTACAGCAGACCTTTAGATACCATCAGCGACTGGGTTTCTACCATTGATGATTCTGAACATTTCTTCTTGCATTGTGCAGGAGGTTACAGAAGCATGATTGCGGCAAGCATCCTTAACTCGCACGGAATCAGGAATTTCACAGAAATAGAAGGCGGTTTTAACGGCATCAAAAAAACAGAAAAACTTCCTGTTTCAGATTTTGTATGTCAATCTAAAACATTGTAG
- a CDS encoding rhodanese-like domain-containing protein: protein MKVKIGTLILISVFALNSCKTKAVSDNTIKTNIKEVVKSSDVVLVDVRIPEQYSEATAKDAVNIPLAELQNNIENLKGKKVVVFCNKGIQADQAVEILKKNRVEVYDGTTWKNVKAIQEEK from the coding sequence ATGAAAGTAAAAATAGGTACGCTAATTCTGATTTCAGTATTTGCGTTAAATAGTTGTAAAACAAAAGCGGTATCTGACAATACCATTAAAACCAATATCAAGGAAGTTGTAAAAAGCTCCGATGTTGTTTTGGTTGACGTAAGAATTCCGGAACAATACTCTGAAGCAACAGCGAAAGATGCTGTAAATATTCCTTTGGCTGAACTTCAAAATAATATTGAAAATCTGAAAGGAAAAAAAGTAGTGGTTTTCTGCAACAAAGGCATACAGGCGGATCAGGCTGTAGAAATTTTGAAGAAAAACAGAGTTGAGGTTTATGACGGAACCACCTGGAAAAATGTAAAAGCCATTCAGGAAGAAAAATAA
- the trxA gene encoding thioredoxin: MSQKFQEIIDSERPVLIDFFATWCQPCKVQSSVLNTVKENVGEKARIIKIDVDQYPSIASQYGVRGVPTLAVFKKGELLYKESGVHDVNRLTQLLEQYM, encoded by the coding sequence ATGTCTCAAAAATTCCAAGAAATAATAGATTCTGAAAGACCGGTTTTAATCGATTTTTTTGCTACTTGGTGTCAACCATGCAAAGTGCAGTCGTCGGTTCTGAATACAGTGAAAGAAAACGTTGGCGAAAAAGCCAGAATTATAAAAATTGATGTCGATCAATATCCTTCAATCGCTTCTCAGTATGGAGTGCGTGGAGTTCCTACATTGGCGGTTTTTAAAAAAGGAGAATTGCTGTACAAAGAAAGCGGCGTGCATGATGTGAATCGATTGACGCAACTGTTGGAACAGTATATGTAA
- a CDS encoding T9SS type A sorting domain-containing protein, which yields MFKNLQSKIKRMGAGFGVLSIAIGLLNAQQWVDVGSAGSISTGGSSYNNLAIDAQGNYYVSYYDVAVQKGSVQKFNGTSWSYLGGNAGITTATGTYNSLSLDTSGNVYYTNQWGYPNSGMEVRKFDGTSWSLLSLPFTDTTNYQASAVAPNGIPYVYASVGSGTVKRLVNGAWEQVGPTNIAGGNPTHAEMVIGTNGKVYVCHIASGVRVFENNLTASATDAWSLVGGASVGSAFTEGANATSDIAMGSDNTLYVVYSSTAANNRRLNVKKFDGTNWVQVGNADFGISNDLYNVSIAVTPSGKLYTVASGWAVNGGKNTVYEFDATTNTWTTFGGDFVSDGTALYNDLQCDAVNNTLVLTYSQNGVRVKRVQLPTTTPTCNNADPGMNPGDTSCVTFTYKGQQVTYTTVRGSDGKVWLQQNLGSRQVATSMADSESFGDLFQWGRWDDGHQNRNSAMANVPSPNTPIGLNNSTSFILGSWWGGNDLSDQWTATSNSFSSTNGADPCKAIGQDWKMPSQADWTATKNAEGINNPATAYASKLKLPAGGNRSFVDGTFDYVGQRGYFWSSTTTGLGAKYFYVGTTIGNPSAGGPRAQGQSVRCIKNVTTGLGTSDIKRNVIGIYPNPTNGILNIKTDSDIDKVNVTNVVGQKMNVQFSNNTINMQQLQKGVYIVELQLKNGQIISKKVIKN from the coding sequence ATGTTTAAAAATTTACAATCAAAAATAAAAAGAATGGGAGCCGGATTTGGTGTCCTCTCTATCGCAATAGGTTTACTGAATGCTCAACAATGGGTTGATGTAGGTTCTGCGGGAAGTATTTCCACAGGTGGAAGTAGTTATAATAATCTGGCGATTGATGCACAGGGAAATTATTATGTTTCTTATTATGATGTTGCTGTTCAAAAAGGTTCTGTACAGAAATTTAACGGAACTTCATGGTCATATCTTGGAGGAAATGCAGGAATTACTACTGCGACTGGAACCTATAATTCGCTTTCATTAGATACTTCTGGAAATGTGTATTATACCAATCAATGGGGTTATCCCAACTCAGGAATGGAAGTAAGAAAATTTGACGGAACATCATGGAGTTTACTTTCTCTTCCATTTACAGATACAACAAATTATCAGGCATCGGCAGTAGCTCCGAATGGTATTCCGTATGTGTATGCTTCTGTAGGTTCAGGAACTGTAAAAAGACTGGTCAACGGAGCTTGGGAACAAGTAGGTCCTACAAATATTGCAGGGGGAAATCCAACTCATGCAGAAATGGTTATCGGAACAAACGGAAAGGTTTATGTTTGTCATATTGCATCCGGAGTAAGAGTTTTCGAAAATAATTTAACCGCATCTGCAACGGATGCGTGGTCTTTAGTTGGTGGAGCTTCAGTGGGTAGCGCATTCACAGAGGGTGCAAATGCAACTTCGGATATTGCAATGGGCTCAGACAATACTTTGTATGTTGTATATTCATCAACAGCAGCAAATAATAGAAGGCTGAATGTGAAGAAATTTGACGGAACAAACTGGGTACAGGTTGGTAACGCCGATTTTGGAATTTCAAATGACTTGTATAATGTTTCTATTGCGGTTACTCCTTCTGGTAAACTGTATACTGTAGCAAGTGGGTGGGCTGTAAACGGAGGGAAAAACACAGTTTACGAATTTGATGCAACAACCAATACGTGGACAACTTTTGGTGGAGATTTTGTATCAGATGGTACCGCTTTATATAATGATTTACAATGTGACGCAGTAAACAATACTTTGGTTCTTACTTATTCTCAAAATGGAGTAAGAGTGAAGAGGGTTCAATTGCCTACTACAACACCTACATGTAATAACGCAGATCCCGGAATGAATCCAGGAGATACAAGCTGTGTAACTTTCACTTACAAAGGTCAGCAAGTAACTTACACGACAGTAAGAGGATCAGATGGTAAAGTTTGGCTTCAGCAAAACTTAGGAAGTAGACAAGTGGCGACTTCTATGGCAGATTCAGAATCTTTTGGTGATCTTTTCCAGTGGGGAAGATGGGATGATGGTCACCAAAACAGAAATTCAGCAATGGCTAATGTTCCTTCACCAAACACTCCTATAGGTTTGAATAATTCCACTTCATTCATTCTCGGATCATGGTGGGGAGGAAACGATCTTAGTGATCAATGGACAGCGACTTCTAATTCTTTTAGCTCAACCAATGGAGCAGATCCTTGTAAAGCAATAGGACAGGATTGGAAGATGCCGTCACAGGCAGACTGGACTGCTACTAAAAACGCTGAAGGAATAAATAATCCTGCAACTGCATACGCAAGTAAACTTAAACTTCCAGCCGGAGGTAACCGATCTTTTGTAGATGGTACTTTTGATTATGTGGGACAAAGAGGTTATTTCTGGAGCTCAACCACAACCGGACTAGGAGCTAAGTATTTTTATGTAGGTACTACTATTGGAAATCCTTCAGCTGGCGGACCAAGAGCTCAGGGTCAATCTGTAAGATGTATAAAAAATGTTACAACTGGTTTGGGAACTTCAGATATCAAAAGAAATGTTATTGGAATTTACCCAAATCCTACGAACGGAATTTTAAATATTAAAACAGATTCTGATATCGATAAAGTGAACGTTACCAATGTTGTAGGACAAAAAATGAATGTACAGTTTTCAAATAATACAATCAATATGCAACAGCTTCAGAAAGGAGTTTATATTGTTGAATTACAATTGAAAAACGGGCAGATAATTTCTAAAAAAGTGATTAAAAACTAA
- a CDS encoding T9SS type A sorting domain-containing protein — translation MFRNLYFSVAKLSLSVFVLSIASSDFVKAQQWQNVGSSANVSAGGSSYNNLVIDNVGNYYLSYYDVSVQKGSVQKFNGTSWSYLGGSAGITSSYATFNSLSINSTGTDLYYTNQGNGLEVRQFSGNSWTQLVSPTTSTINYHASAVAPSGTLFTYSTQSSGIVKRLVNGAWEQVGNVGFSNGAAFAEMVIGTNNKVYTCNVASGVRVYENTTTATTSDNWNLVGGSIVDASSSGEQYTSDVAIDNNNNLYVAYVSNSANSRKVNVKKFNGTSWEQVGNAYFSSGGVQHVAIAVTSAGKPYVVASRWEDDNFLRNTAYQLDTATNTWSTFGGDFISDDEATYNDLAVDNANNFLVLAYSQDFTKVKRISLEPSTPVCNNTDPGTNPGDIGCVTFNYRGQSVTYTTVRGTDGKIWLQQNLGSTKVATSLTDSDAYGDLFQWGRWDDGHQLRNSSLSASAPSPNNPSGLNGGNATFHSVAYNSSSNFWSGGTSSDTWMAENASSATSTNGADPCKAIGLNWRLPTVGEIDAAMTAENISEYNSALSSHLKLIPAGMKDYSGIFSPGTRLYLWSSSASPYTGSGQHLYISGFSTLSNSASRDAGMSVRCIKDVTIGLGTSEIKKVTIGVYPNPTNGILNIKTDSEVNAVNVTNVVGQRLKIQYSNNQINMQGLPSGVYIVELVLKNGQKISKKVIKN, via the coding sequence ATGTTTAGAAATTTATATTTTTCAGTTGCAAAACTCAGCTTAAGTGTTTTTGTGCTATCGATTGCATCAAGTGATTTTGTAAAAGCTCAACAATGGCAAAATGTGGGTTCATCAGCAAATGTTTCTGCAGGAGGAAGCAGTTATAATAATTTAGTGATTGATAATGTAGGGAACTATTATCTTTCGTATTATGATGTTTCGGTTCAGAAAGGTTCAGTTCAGAAATTTAACGGAACTTCATGGTCTTACTTGGGAGGAAGTGCAGGAATTACCTCAAGTTATGCAACTTTCAATTCATTATCGATTAATTCTACGGGAACAGATCTTTATTATACCAATCAAGGAAATGGGTTAGAAGTTCGCCAGTTTAGCGGAAATTCATGGACGCAATTGGTAAGCCCGACAACTTCAACGATTAATTATCACGCTTCAGCGGTTGCTCCGTCTGGAACATTGTTTACATACAGCACTCAAAGTTCAGGAATTGTAAAAAGATTGGTGAATGGAGCTTGGGAACAGGTTGGAAATGTTGGTTTTTCTAATGGAGCCGCATTTGCGGAAATGGTCATTGGCACAAATAATAAAGTGTATACTTGTAATGTAGCGAGTGGAGTAAGGGTTTATGAAAATACAACAACCGCTACAACTTCTGATAATTGGAACTTGGTAGGTGGAAGTATTGTAGATGCATCATCATCAGGTGAACAATATACTTCAGATGTTGCAATCGATAACAATAACAATTTGTATGTTGCTTATGTCTCAAACTCTGCAAATTCTAGAAAAGTAAATGTTAAGAAATTCAACGGCACTAGTTGGGAGCAAGTTGGGAATGCTTATTTTTCTTCGGGAGGGGTTCAGCATGTTGCAATTGCAGTAACATCTGCAGGGAAACCTTATGTTGTAGCAAGTCGTTGGGAAGATGATAATTTTTTGAGAAATACTGCCTATCAACTAGATACAGCTACCAATACTTGGTCTACGTTTGGGGGTGATTTTATTTCTGATGATGAAGCAACTTATAACGATTTGGCAGTTGATAATGCAAATAATTTTCTTGTTTTAGCCTATTCTCAGGATTTTACAAAGGTTAAAAGAATTTCTCTGGAACCTTCAACTCCGGTTTGTAATAATACAGATCCGGGAACCAATCCGGGAGATATTGGTTGTGTAACCTTTAACTACAGAGGTCAATCGGTCACTTACACTACGGTCAGGGGAACGGATGGTAAAATCTGGCTTCAACAAAATCTGGGAAGTACAAAGGTGGCAACTTCACTTACAGATTCAGATGCATATGGAGATCTTTTCCAATGGGGAAGATGGGATGATGGTCATCAGTTGAGAAATTCATCTTTATCAGCTTCAGCTCCTTCACCAAATAATCCTTCAGGGTTAAACGGAGGAAATGCAACTTTCCATTCCGTAGCGTATAATTCGTCATCAAATTTCTGGTCTGGAGGAACTAGTTCTGATACCTGGATGGCTGAAAATGCTTCATCTGCAACCTCAACAAATGGAGCGGATCCTTGTAAAGCAATCGGTTTAAATTGGAGACTTCCAACCGTTGGAGAAATTGACGCAGCTATGACCGCAGAAAATATTTCAGAATATAATTCGGCACTTTCAAGTCATTTAAAACTGATTCCTGCAGGAATGAAAGACTACAGCGGTATTTTCTCTCCTGGAACACGACTTTATCTTTGGTCTTCATCAGCGTCACCTTATACAGGATCTGGTCAACATTTATATATCAGTGGATTCTCAACTTTGTCTAACAGCGCAAGCAGAGATGCAGGAATGTCTGTAAGATGTATAAAAGATGTTACCATCGGATTGGGTACTTCAGAAATTAAAAAAGTAACCATCGGAGTTTATCCTAACCCAACCAATGGAATTTTAAATATTAAAACAGATTCTGAAGTTAATGCCGTAAACGTAACCAATGTTGTCGGGCAAAGATTGAAAATTCAATATTCGAATAATCAAATTAATATGCAAGGATTACCAAGCGGAGTCTATATTGTAGAATTAGTATTGAAAAACGGACAAAAAATTTCTAAGAAAGTGATTAAAAACTAA
- a CDS encoding helix-turn-helix domain-containing protein — METKTLRTIKQTKRGLLFKSEDIKVIFNEDATNENYLQSYFIEGESSFNLLFLLSLNINLQASDCGTQFKFKKNQYILHYSSSENRAELWTENQEVLKYIQIQVNYKYIFDLIDPHSTIESAEILENMKNNNFIFLHKQTPPNMTVEMHMILKEILGYSKKGIMQKLFIEAKIIKLLILIFEQFNEKDIEEDLSKTPETIKKFLDENYHKNLKIEEISKIIGINQNKLRKEFKEQYQTTIVNYISELRMLKAKKMIVNNRIMIKEIAIECGYEYVQNFTRAFKKKFGVSPEKLRLG; from the coding sequence ATGGAAACAAAAACACTTCGAACAATTAAACAGACGAAAAGAGGATTACTATTTAAATCTGAGGACATTAAAGTGATTTTTAATGAAGATGCAACGAATGAAAATTACTTACAATCTTATTTTATTGAAGGAGAATCTAGTTTTAATTTGTTGTTTTTACTGAGTCTCAACATCAATTTGCAGGCTTCAGATTGTGGCACTCAATTTAAATTCAAAAAGAATCAGTACATCCTTCATTATTCTTCTTCGGAAAACCGGGCTGAGTTATGGACAGAAAATCAGGAAGTTTTAAAATACATTCAGATACAGGTCAATTATAAATACATTTTTGATTTAATTGATCCTCATTCTACTATTGAAAGCGCAGAAATTCTGGAAAATATGAAGAATAACAATTTTATTTTTCTTCATAAACAGACTCCACCAAATATGACGGTGGAAATGCATATGATCTTAAAGGAGATTTTGGGATATTCTAAAAAAGGAATAATGCAGAAACTCTTTATTGAAGCCAAAATTATCAAACTTTTAATTCTGATATTTGAACAGTTTAACGAAAAAGATATTGAAGAAGATCTATCTAAAACTCCTGAAACAATCAAGAAATTTTTAGATGAAAACTATCATAAGAATCTAAAAATTGAAGAGATTTCAAAAATAATAGGCATCAATCAGAATAAATTGAGAAAAGAATTTAAAGAGCAATATCAAACGACCATTGTAAATTACATTTCAGAGCTCAGAATGCTGAAAGCTAAAAAAATGATCGTTAACAATAGAATTATGATTAAAGAAATTGCAATAGAATGCGGCTATGAATATGTTCAGAATTTCACCCGAGCCTTCAAGAAAAAATTCGGAGTATCACCGGAAAAACTGAGATTGGGATAA
- a CDS encoding fumarate hydratase, translating into MDFKYQDPYPILKDDTEYKKLTSDYVKVEKHGEREILTVDPKGLELLAEEAMADVSFMLRSSHLESLRRIIDDPEATDNDRFVAYNLLQNAAVAVEGALPSCQDTGTAIVMGKKGENVYTGVDDGEYLSKGIYNTYQKRNLRYSQVVPLTMFDEKNSGSNLPAQIDIYAKKGDYYEFLFLTKGGGSANKTFLYQKTKSLLNEKSLEAFVKERISDLGTAACPPYHLALVIGGTSAEANLAAVKKASAKYYDNLPTEGNEAGQAFRDLEWEAKVQKICQESAIGAQFGGKYLTHDVRVIRLPRHAASCPVGMGVSCSADRNIKGKITKDGIFLEQLEQDPKRFLPATPPHLEEAVEINLNKPMPEILAELSKYPIKTRLKLNGTLIVARDIAHAKIKELLDAGKPMPEYFKNHPIYYAGPAKTPEGMASGSFGPTTAGRMDVYVDEFQSHGGSMVMLAKGNRTADVTNACHKYGGFYIGSIGGPAAILAKDNILSVEVVDFPELGMEAVRKIEVKDFPAFIITDDKGNDFFANLAH; encoded by the coding sequence ATGGATTTTAAATATCAAGATCCGTATCCAATTTTAAAAGATGATACGGAATACAAAAAATTGACTTCAGACTACGTGAAGGTTGAAAAGCATGGGGAAAGAGAAATTTTGACGGTAGATCCGAAAGGATTGGAATTGCTGGCTGAAGAAGCAATGGCAGACGTTTCTTTCATGCTTCGTTCTTCGCATTTAGAAAGTTTGAGAAGAATTATCGATGATCCTGAAGCGACTGATAACGACAGATTTGTTGCTTATAATTTATTGCAAAATGCTGCGGTTGCTGTGGAAGGAGCTTTACCTTCTTGTCAGGATACAGGAACGGCAATTGTAATGGGTAAAAAAGGTGAGAATGTTTACACAGGAGTTGACGATGGTGAATATTTAAGCAAAGGAATTTACAATACCTACCAAAAAAGAAACTTAAGATATTCTCAGGTGGTTCCTTTAACAATGTTTGATGAAAAGAATTCTGGTTCAAATCTTCCGGCACAAATTGATATTTATGCTAAAAAAGGAGATTATTACGAGTTTTTATTTTTAACAAAAGGTGGAGGTTCGGCTAATAAAACTTTCCTTTATCAAAAGACAAAATCTTTGTTGAATGAAAAATCTTTGGAAGCTTTTGTAAAAGAAAGAATTTCAGATTTGGGAACAGCGGCTTGTCCGCCTTATCACTTAGCTTTGGTGATCGGAGGAACTTCTGCGGAAGCCAATTTGGCTGCTGTGAAAAAAGCATCAGCAAAATATTATGACAACCTTCCGACTGAAGGAAATGAAGCGGGTCAGGCTTTCAGAGATTTGGAATGGGAAGCAAAAGTTCAGAAGATTTGCCAGGAAAGTGCAATTGGGGCTCAGTTTGGTGGAAAATATTTAACGCATGATGTTAGAGTAATCAGATTACCGCGTCACGCAGCATCTTGTCCGGTTGGAATGGGAGTTTCTTGCTCTGCAGACAGAAATATTAAAGGAAAAATTACCAAAGACGGTATTTTCTTAGAGCAATTGGAGCAAGACCCGAAAAGATTTTTACCTGCAACTCCGCCACATTTGGAAGAAGCGGTTGAAATTAATTTGAATAAACCAATGCCTGAAATTTTGGCTGAACTTTCGAAATATCCAATCAAAACTAGATTAAAATTAAACGGAACTTTGATCGTTGCAAGAGATATTGCTCACGCAAAGATCAAAGAATTATTGGATGCCGGAAAACCAATGCCTGAATATTTTAAAAATCACCCGATTTATTATGCAGGACCGGCAAAAACTCCGGAAGGCATGGCTTCAGGAAGTTTCGGACCAACAACAGCTGGAAGAATGGATGTTTATGTAGACGAGTTCCAAAGTCATGGCGGAAGTATGGTGATGTTGGCAAAAGGAAACAGAACCGCTGATGTAACCAACGCTTGTCATAAATATGGCGGTTTCTACATCGGTTCGATCGGTGGACCTGCTGCAATTTTGGCAAAAGATAATATTTTGTCGGTTGAGGTAGTAGATTTCCCTGAATTAGGTATGGAAGCGGTAAGAAAAATTGAAGTAAAAGATTTCCCTGCATTCATCATCACTGATGATAAAGGAAATGATTTCTTTGCAAATCTTGCCCATTAA
- the fumC gene encoding class II fumarate hydratase, whose product MNYRIEKDTMGEVQVPADKFWGAQTERSRNNFKIGPEGSMPHEIIEAFAYLKKAAAFTNTDLGVLSASKRDMIAKVCDEILEGKLNDQFPLVIWQTGSGTQSNMNVNEVVSNRAHANNGGTLGDKSEVHPNDDVNKSQSSNDTYPTAMHIAAYKKVVEVTIPAVEKLKNTLNEKAVAFKDIVKIGRTHLMDATPLTLGQEFSGYVAQLNYGIKALKNTLPHLSELALGGTAVGTGLNTPKGYDVKVAEYIAKFTNLPFVTAENKFEALAAHDAIVETHGALKQLAVSLYKIAQDVRLLASGPRSGIGEIHIPENEPGSSIMPGKVNPTQNEALTMVCAQVLGNDTTISFAGTQGNYELNVFKPVMAYNFLQSAQLIADACISFNDHCAVGIEPNHERIKELVDKSLMLVTALNTHIGYENAAKIAKTAHKNGTTLKEEAINLGFVTSEQFDEWVKPEDMVGSLK is encoded by the coding sequence ATGAATTACAGAATAGAAAAAGACACTATGGGTGAAGTGCAGGTTCCTGCAGACAAATTTTGGGGCGCACAAACGGAACGCTCAAGAAACAATTTCAAAATCGGTCCGGAAGGTTCTATGCCTCACGAAATTATCGAAGCTTTTGCTTATTTAAAAAAAGCGGCAGCATTTACCAACACGGATTTGGGAGTTCTTTCGGCTTCAAAAAGAGATATGATTGCTAAAGTTTGCGACGAAATCTTGGAAGGCAAACTGAATGACCAATTTCCTTTGGTGATTTGGCAAACCGGTTCAGGAACACAATCGAATATGAATGTGAACGAAGTGGTTTCAAACAGAGCACACGCAAACAATGGCGGAACTTTAGGCGATAAATCAGAAGTTCATCCAAATGACGATGTGAATAAATCTCAGTCTTCCAACGATACTTATCCAACTGCGATGCATATTGCAGCTTACAAAAAAGTAGTTGAAGTAACTATTCCTGCAGTTGAGAAACTAAAAAATACGTTGAACGAAAAAGCCGTTGCTTTTAAAGACATTGTAAAAATCGGAAGAACCCATTTGATGGATGCAACTCCGCTTACTTTAGGACAAGAATTCTCAGGATATGTTGCTCAGTTAAACTACGGAATCAAAGCGTTGAAAAACACATTACCTCATCTTTCTGAACTTGCTTTAGGAGGAACTGCGGTAGGAACAGGATTGAACACTCCAAAAGGTTATGATGTAAAAGTAGCGGAATATATTGCAAAATTCACTAACCTTCCTTTTGTAACGGCAGAAAATAAGTTTGAAGCTTTGGCTGCACATGATGCTATTGTAGAAACTCACGGAGCTTTAAAACAATTGGCGGTTTCTTTATATAAAATTGCTCAGGATGTAAGATTACTGGCTTCAGGACCTCGTTCCGGAATTGGTGAAATTCATATTCCTGAAAACGAACCTGGCTCTTCTATTATGCCCGGAAAAGTAAATCCTACTCAAAACGAAGCTTTAACAATGGTTTGTGCACAAGTTTTAGGGAATGACACAACCATTTCTTTTGCAGGAACTCAGGGAAATTATGAACTGAATGTTTTCAAACCGGTAATGGCTTACAATTTCTTACAATCAGCCCAATTGATTGCCGATGCATGTATTTCATTCAATGACCATTGTGCAGTCGGAATTGAACCGAACCATGAAAGAATTAAAGAATTAGTTGACAAATCTTTGATGTTGGTAACCGCTTTGAACACACACATTGGCTATGAAAATGCAGCAAAAATTGCAAAAACCGCTCACAAAAACGGAACAACTTTAAAAGAAGAAGCCATCAATCTTGGCTTTGTAACTTCTGAACAATTTGACGAATGGGTAAAACCAGAAGACATGGTGGGAAGCTTGAAATAA